A region from the Sandaracinus amylolyticus genome encodes:
- a CDS encoding dodecin family protein, protein MRQDWGMNGYGGDWRFQQHGREDDRSMGMRGRDMERGGRGGWARDDDQRERSFGSGMRDRDEWRSGNGRGGSEGWGYEGRGERMRGDDDVRLERGEAPIVKVIEVVAQSPHSWEDATRRAVAEASRTIDDIKSIYVKDMQAIVANGRIVEFRLVAKISFAVHEHMRSRRAREGRREYA, encoded by the coding sequence ATGCGTCAGGACTGGGGAATGAACGGGTACGGCGGCGACTGGCGCTTCCAGCAGCACGGGCGCGAGGACGACCGCTCGATGGGCATGCGCGGCCGCGACATGGAGCGCGGCGGGCGCGGCGGTTGGGCGCGCGACGACGATCAGCGCGAGCGGAGCTTCGGCTCCGGGATGCGCGATCGCGACGAGTGGCGCTCCGGCAACGGACGCGGCGGCAGCGAGGGCTGGGGCTACGAGGGACGCGGCGAGCGCATGCGCGGCGACGACGACGTGCGCCTCGAGCGCGGCGAGGCGCCGATCGTGAAGGTGATCGAGGTCGTCGCGCAGTCGCCGCACTCGTGGGAGGACGCGACGCGTCGCGCGGTCGCGGAGGCGAGCCGCACGATCGACGACATCAAGTCGATCTACGTGAAGGACATGCAGGCGATCGTCGCGAACGGGCGCATCGTCGAGTTCCGGCTCGTGGCGAAGATCTCGTTCGCGGTGCACGAGCACATGCGCTCTCGCCGCGCGCGCGAGGGTCGCCGCGAGTACGCCTGA
- a CDS encoding DUF885 family protein translates to MTDFAGLRAAFFDRWRDAHPDEAGTLGIVDPVGRLCDPSREAIEDEARALGAMLRALEPCPVDGEARLDAWMITSWARHEVRRVARGAHLANVELGLLPYHLLRHHLVHAEDETARAVAASRIRAIPAFLAAHERTLAAGIAEGVRAHAGTVQWIAERSLPAIARALDDLGAPDAARAYEAHARFLNDRVRPSARTSGAIGAEETRARLGDMALSLETSLAEAHVELERAHDGLVRAAARVPELDGARDVAAVRAAMQPLYARSIASRDDDVIPAYEALVTRASAFARAHGLVPFDDALAVRVGVLPPAIAEAGHAQNWAAPLVAPQPRADFLVARDARVHPAMAAPLLAVHEAVPGHALQSLAFARAHGRDPRPVRFLAIADDVAMARSYFGAMLSIEGWATWVEHRMLELGFYEGLATVYAWNVRAIRAARVIVDLGIHGETMSIAEARSFLNDRALLPDSIATREVARYQRIPLQALTYLTGALAIERHLAPHRARGDETRAIAALLAAGPVPPALL, encoded by the coding sequence ATGACCGACTTCGCGGGCCTGCGCGCAGCGTTCTTCGACCGATGGCGTGACGCGCACCCCGACGAGGCGGGCACGCTCGGCATCGTCGATCCGGTGGGGCGCCTGTGCGACCCATCGCGCGAGGCGATCGAGGACGAAGCGCGCGCGCTCGGTGCGATGCTGCGCGCGCTCGAGCCGTGCCCGGTCGACGGAGAGGCGCGGCTCGATGCGTGGATGATCACGTCGTGGGCGCGGCACGAGGTACGGCGCGTCGCGCGCGGCGCGCACCTCGCGAACGTCGAGCTCGGGCTGCTGCCGTATCACCTGCTCCGGCATCACCTCGTGCACGCCGAGGACGAGACCGCGCGCGCGGTCGCGGCGTCGCGCATCCGTGCGATCCCCGCGTTCCTCGCGGCGCACGAGCGCACGCTCGCGGCGGGCATCGCGGAAGGCGTGCGGGCGCACGCGGGGACGGTGCAGTGGATCGCCGAGCGATCGCTCCCGGCGATCGCGCGCGCCCTCGACGACCTCGGCGCGCCCGATGCGGCGAGGGCGTACGAGGCGCACGCGCGATTCTTGAACGATCGTGTACGTCCGAGCGCGCGCACGTCGGGGGCGATCGGTGCCGAGGAGACGCGCGCGCGCCTCGGGGACATGGCGCTCTCGCTCGAGACGTCGCTCGCGGAGGCGCACGTCGAGCTCGAGCGCGCCCACGACGGGCTGGTGCGCGCGGCCGCGCGGGTGCCCGAGCTCGACGGGGCGCGCGACGTGGCCGCCGTTCGCGCGGCGATGCAGCCGCTCTACGCGCGCTCGATCGCGTCGCGCGACGACGACGTGATCCCGGCGTACGAGGCCCTCGTCACGCGGGCGAGCGCGTTCGCGCGCGCGCACGGTCTCGTGCCCTTCGACGATGCGCTCGCGGTGCGAGTGGGTGTGCTCCCGCCGGCGATCGCCGAGGCCGGTCACGCCCAGAATTGGGCGGCCCCGCTCGTCGCGCCGCAGCCGCGCGCCGACTTCCTCGTCGCGCGCGACGCGCGCGTGCATCCGGCGATGGCCGCGCCGCTGCTCGCGGTGCACGAGGCGGTGCCGGGGCACGCGCTGCAGAGCCTCGCGTTCGCGCGCGCGCACGGGCGCGATCCGCGGCCGGTTCGTTTCCTCGCGATCGCCGACGACGTCGCGATGGCGCGCTCGTACTTCGGCGCGATGCTGTCGATCGAGGGCTGGGCCACGTGGGTCGAGCACCGCATGCTCGAGCTCGGCTTCTACGAGGGCCTCGCCACGGTGTACGCGTGGAACGTGCGCGCGATCCGCGCGGCCCGCGTGATCGTCGATCTCGGGATCCACGGCGAAACGATGTCGATCGCGGAGGCGCGCTCGTTCTTGAACGATCGTGCACTGCTGCCCGACTCGATCGCGACGCGCGAGGTCGCGCGCTACCAGCGCATCCCGCTGCAGGCGCTCACGTACCTCACGGGCGCGCTCGCGATCGAGCGACACCTCGCGCCGCACCGCGCGCGTGGGGACGAGACGCGCGCGATCGCGGCGCTGCTCGCGGCGGGGCCGGTGCCGCCCGCGCTGCTGTGA
- a CDS encoding metallophosphoesterase family protein, producing the protein MIELVDVEPTPCSWVRYLNASPRGRSEVSRLPVHLARAHGLPRDLDALVATSDLQGVVPDPHTRASTLLGVAVAEHLVALADDGVIPRAERTGVVLAGDLYSVPEANRRGGFGDVASVWDAFGASFAWVVGVAGNHDDVTRVREGALDGDHVVLDGLRIGGVGRIAGDPAKLGRRDEREQHARIELLAETGLDVLVLHEGPCGDRAQPGADAIRALVERHRVPLTICGHVHWDEPLARHRGGQVLNVDTRAIVIVPA; encoded by the coding sequence ATGATCGAGCTCGTCGACGTCGAGCCCACGCCGTGCTCGTGGGTGCGCTACCTGAACGCGAGCCCGCGCGGTCGCAGCGAGGTCTCGCGGCTGCCGGTGCACCTCGCGCGCGCGCACGGGCTGCCTCGTGACCTCGACGCGCTCGTCGCGACGAGCGACCTGCAGGGCGTCGTGCCCGACCCTCACACGCGCGCCTCGACGCTGCTCGGCGTCGCGGTCGCGGAGCACCTCGTCGCGCTCGCCGACGACGGCGTGATCCCGCGCGCCGAGCGAACGGGCGTCGTGCTCGCGGGCGACCTCTACAGCGTGCCCGAGGCGAACCGGCGCGGCGGGTTCGGCGACGTCGCGAGCGTGTGGGACGCGTTCGGCGCGTCGTTCGCGTGGGTCGTCGGCGTCGCGGGCAACCACGACGACGTGACGCGCGTGCGCGAGGGCGCGCTCGACGGCGATCACGTCGTGCTCGACGGGCTGCGCATCGGCGGCGTCGGGCGGATCGCGGGCGACCCGGCGAAGCTCGGGCGGCGCGACGAGCGCGAGCAGCACGCCCGCATCGAGCTGCTCGCGGAGACCGGCCTCGACGTGCTCGTGCTGCACGAAGGGCCGTGCGGGGATCGCGCGCAGCCCGGCGCCGATGCGATCCGCGCGCTCGTCGAGCGACATCGCGTCCCGCTGACGATCTGCGGCCACGTGCACTGGGACGAGCCGCTCGCGCGACATCGCGGCGGTCAGGTGCTGAACGTCGACACGCGCGCGATCGTGATCGTCCCCGCGTGA
- a CDS encoding ATP-binding protein, which translates to MRSGTLTRRVVRDRVARVMGDTTVGDGGRSAAEGARVASAADGDELALARARIERLVRALDAEREALQRSEDRFRAVQEAASTPFLVERALRDATERVVDFELVWANTAARARGGAFTELGARLTHVLESTERDGTLDCFARVLASGTTEARAVTLETGSERCRIELHAVRLGRDLLGLTAQLVDERHAAERERTALLARERRARAEAEAALQSSQTTLALLDGVLDNSPSGVAFFDRDLRYIRVNRALARMTGRHPEAHVGRTLRDTAPELAPLLEPLLIRVLTEGATFSQPISRGSEDDDTRRDWLGNLFPVYSPDGAILGVGLDTVEITELARARRHAEELARQLEGAASEREALLVRERDAREEAEVANRLKDEFLAIVSHELRTPLHAIRGWASLAKNGGALAKQAVPLDPMVRKALDVIDRNAEAQARIIDDLLDASRIIAGKLALEVQTIDIATIARDAVEAARPSAVSKGITVMHAISARDACVVADLGRVRQVMSNLLSNALKFTPRGGRVTIAVQPEADEVRIEIRDTGAGIAAELLPHVFDRFRQGEQATTRRHGGLGLGLSIVRQIVELHGGTVRAESEGSGLGATFTIVLPRRPPRSTPLAVRPPKPMRASTPVLRSYRVVVVDDEVDARDLASVALCEAGAEVDVAGSVAEALEVIRQVRPHAIISDIGMPGADGYELVRRLRASEVLTPIVALTAYAGAADAERAQAAGFDAHLTKPVEPAQLVGVIAKLLGEEETIPGFGSGLGMDPS; encoded by the coding sequence GTGCGATCCGGGACGCTGACGCGTCGCGTCGTGCGGGATAGAGTCGCTCGCGTGATGGGGGACACGACGGTGGGCGACGGGGGTCGCTCGGCCGCCGAGGGCGCGCGCGTCGCTTCGGCGGCCGATGGCGACGAGCTCGCGCTCGCGCGCGCTCGGATCGAGCGGCTGGTGCGCGCGCTGGACGCGGAGCGGGAAGCGCTGCAGCGGAGCGAGGATCGCTTCCGCGCGGTGCAGGAAGCGGCGAGCACGCCCTTCCTCGTGGAGCGCGCGCTGCGCGACGCGACGGAGCGCGTGGTCGACTTCGAGCTGGTGTGGGCGAACACGGCGGCGCGCGCGAGAGGCGGCGCGTTCACGGAGCTCGGGGCGCGCCTCACGCACGTGCTCGAGAGCACCGAGCGCGACGGCACGCTCGACTGCTTCGCGCGCGTGCTCGCGTCGGGCACGACCGAGGCGCGCGCGGTGACGCTCGAGACGGGCAGCGAGCGGTGCCGCATCGAGCTGCACGCGGTGCGGCTCGGTCGCGATCTGCTCGGGCTCACCGCGCAGCTCGTCGACGAGCGGCACGCGGCGGAGCGCGAGCGCACCGCGCTGCTGGCGCGCGAGCGGCGTGCGCGCGCCGAGGCCGAGGCCGCGCTGCAGAGCTCGCAGACGACGCTCGCGCTGCTCGACGGAGTGCTCGACAACTCGCCCTCCGGCGTCGCGTTCTTCGACCGCGACCTGCGCTACATCCGCGTGAACCGCGCGCTCGCGCGGATGACCGGACGTCACCCCGAGGCGCACGTCGGGCGCACGCTGCGCGACACCGCGCCCGAGCTCGCGCCGCTGCTCGAGCCGCTGCTGATCCGCGTGCTCACCGAGGGCGCGACGTTCTCGCAGCCGATCTCGCGCGGGAGCGAGGACGACGACACGCGCCGCGACTGGCTGGGCAATCTGTTCCCGGTCTATTCGCCCGACGGCGCGATCCTCGGCGTCGGCCTCGACACGGTCGAGATCACCGAGCTCGCGCGGGCGCGACGTCACGCGGAGGAGCTCGCGCGGCAGCTCGAGGGCGCAGCGAGCGAGCGCGAGGCCCTGCTGGTGCGCGAGCGCGACGCGCGCGAAGAGGCCGAGGTCGCGAACCGGCTCAAGGACGAGTTCCTCGCGATCGTGAGCCACGAGCTGCGCACGCCGCTGCACGCGATCCGCGGCTGGGCCTCGCTCGCGAAGAACGGCGGCGCGCTGGCGAAGCAGGCGGTGCCGCTCGATCCGATGGTGCGCAAGGCGCTCGACGTGATCGATCGGAACGCGGAGGCGCAGGCGCGCATCATCGACGACCTGCTCGACGCGTCGCGCATCATCGCGGGCAAGCTCGCGCTCGAGGTGCAGACGATCGACATCGCGACGATCGCGCGCGACGCGGTCGAGGCCGCGCGGCCGAGCGCGGTGTCGAAGGGCATCACGGTCATGCACGCGATCTCGGCGCGCGACGCGTGCGTCGTCGCGGACCTCGGGCGGGTGCGGCAGGTGATGTCGAACCTGCTCTCGAACGCGCTGAAATTCACGCCGCGCGGGGGGCGCGTGACGATCGCGGTGCAGCCCGAGGCCGACGAGGTGCGCATCGAGATCCGCGACACCGGCGCGGGCATCGCGGCCGAGCTGCTCCCGCACGTGTTCGATCGCTTCCGGCAGGGCGAGCAGGCGACGACGCGACGCCACGGAGGGCTCGGGCTCGGCCTCTCGATCGTGCGTCAGATCGTCGAGCTGCACGGCGGCACGGTGCGCGCGGAGAGCGAAGGCTCGGGCCTCGGCGCGACCTTCACGATCGTCCTGCCTCGCCGCCCGCCGCGCAGCACGCCGCTCGCGGTGCGCCCGCCGAAGCCGATGCGCGCGAGCACGCCGGTGCTGCGCAGCTATCGCGTGGTGGTCGTCGACGACGAGGTCGACGCGCGCGATCTCGCGAGCGTCGCGCTGTGCGAGGCGGGCGCGGAGGTCGACGTCGCAGGCTCGGTCGCGGAGGCGCTCGAGGTGATCCGCCAGGTGCGGCCGCACGCGATCATCAGCGACATCGGCATGCCGGGCGCCGACGGCTACGAGCTCGTGCGCAGGCTCCGCGCGAGCGAGGTGCTGACGCCGATCGTCGCGCTCACTGCCTACGCGGGCGCTGCCGACGCGGAGCGCGCGCAGGCCGCGGGGTTCGACGCGCACCTCACGAAGCCGGTCGAGCCGGCGCAGCTCGTCGGCGTGATCGCCAAGCTCCTCGGCGAGGAAGAGACGATCCCGGGGTTCGGGAGCGGGCTCGGCATGGATCCGTCGTGA
- a CDS encoding BON domain-containing protein codes for MDRDRRYGWGEDRERWGRDRDERRGGASRERDDDQRERGGYFGRTRDEDWRSASSDWGGREDDWRGRDYGTYERSMTRREEDWRGRDYGRDDEHGYGRMGLGERGGWGSSHATGGYGAGQRESGTTGMGLGGRTSSFGTSGGYGGSSYGMGGTGTPGGYGGYTRGGTGGYGASTGYGGGYGHGATGMGGYGSYGGGGSYGAGSSYGGGGYGTSTYGRGEQRERGASGWERERDRERGGWERDRDEREEGGFFQRMGEGIRNAFGLGDRERGPFFGKGPKGYKRSDERIREEVSEVIARQGWIDASEVEVKVASGEVTLTGTVSDREHKRRLEQMIEDVHGVDDVRNELRVKRTELHTQTGTAGTYSTTTTSGGDATEGGTRGRNARSS; via the coding sequence ATGGATCGCGATCGTCGGTACGGATGGGGCGAGGACCGTGAGCGCTGGGGCCGTGACCGCGACGAGCGTCGCGGCGGAGCCTCGCGCGAGCGCGACGACGACCAGCGCGAGCGCGGCGGGTACTTCGGCCGCACGCGCGACGAGGACTGGCGCAGCGCGTCGAGCGACTGGGGTGGTCGGGAGGACGACTGGCGCGGTCGCGACTACGGCACCTACGAGCGCTCGATGACGCGGCGCGAGGAGGACTGGCGCGGTCGCGACTACGGGCGCGACGACGAGCACGGCTATGGCCGCATGGGGCTCGGCGAGCGCGGCGGTTGGGGCAGCTCGCACGCGACCGGCGGATACGGCGCGGGCCAGCGCGAGAGCGGCACGACGGGCATGGGCCTCGGTGGTCGCACGAGCTCGTTCGGCACGTCGGGCGGCTATGGCGGCTCGAGCTACGGAATGGGCGGGACCGGCACGCCGGGAGGCTACGGCGGGTACACGCGCGGCGGCACCGGAGGCTACGGCGCGAGCACCGGGTACGGCGGCGGCTACGGCCACGGCGCGACCGGCATGGGCGGCTATGGCAGCTACGGCGGCGGTGGCAGCTACGGCGCGGGCAGCAGCTACGGCGGGGGCGGCTACGGCACGAGCACCTACGGGCGCGGTGAGCAGCGCGAGCGCGGAGCGAGCGGCTGGGAGCGCGAGCGCGATCGGGAGCGCGGCGGCTGGGAGCGTGATCGCGACGAGCGCGAGGAGGGCGGCTTCTTCCAGCGCATGGGCGAGGGGATCCGCAACGCGTTCGGCCTCGGTGATCGCGAGCGCGGACCGTTCTTCGGCAAGGGCCCGAAGGGCTACAAGCGCAGCGACGAGCGCATCCGCGAGGAGGTCTCGGAGGTCATCGCGCGCCAGGGCTGGATCGACGCGAGCGAGGTCGAGGTGAAGGTGGCGAGCGGCGAGGTGACGCTCACCGGAACCGTCTCGGACCGCGAGCACAAGCGGCGCCTCGAGCAGATGATCGAGGACGTGCACGGCGTCGACGACGTGCGCAACGAGCTCCGTGTGAAGCGCACCGAGCTGCACACGCAGACGGGCACCGCCGGGACGTACTCGACGACCACGACGAGCGGCGGCGACGCGACCGAGGGCGGCACCCGCGGTCGGAACGCGCGCTCGTCCTGA
- a CDS encoding UdgX family uracil-DNA binding protein (This protein belongs to the uracil DNA glycosylase superfamily, members of which act in excision repair of DNA. However, it belongs more specifically to UdgX branch, whose founding member was found to bind uracil in DNA (where it does not belong), without cleaving it, appears to promote DNA repair by a pathway involving RecA, rather than base excision.) — translation MPWSAAPFVPESASLGVLRDAVESCRGCPLYARATHGVLGVGPARARVMLIGEQPGDREDVEGLPFVGPAGRVLDEALEEAEIDRDEVFVTNAVKHFKWEPRGKRRIHQKPRAREVEACRPWLEAELARVRPRALVALGATAAQALLGRAFRVTKDRGRVIASPHAPIVLATHHPSVVLRAPDAASRAARRAELVADLRVIAAHLGEPSRKSREGDRIRAREP, via the coding sequence GTGCCGTGGAGCGCGGCGCCGTTCGTGCCGGAGAGCGCGTCGCTCGGCGTGCTGCGCGACGCGGTCGAGTCGTGCCGCGGCTGTCCGCTCTATGCGCGTGCGACGCACGGCGTGCTCGGTGTGGGCCCGGCGCGCGCCCGCGTGATGCTCATCGGCGAGCAGCCGGGCGACCGCGAGGACGTCGAGGGCCTGCCCTTCGTCGGTCCCGCGGGGCGCGTGCTCGACGAGGCGCTCGAGGAGGCCGAGATCGATCGCGACGAGGTGTTCGTCACGAACGCCGTGAAGCACTTCAAGTGGGAGCCGCGCGGCAAGCGACGCATCCACCAGAAGCCGCGCGCGCGAGAGGTCGAGGCGTGTCGCCCGTGGCTCGAGGCCGAGCTCGCGCGGGTGCGTCCGCGCGCGCTCGTCGCGCTGGGCGCGACCGCGGCGCAAGCGCTGCTCGGTCGCGCGTTCCGCGTCACCAAGGATCGCGGCCGCGTGATCGCGAGCCCGCACGCGCCGATCGTGCTCGCGACACACCATCCGTCCGTCGTGCTGCGCGCCCCCGATGCGGCCTCGCGCGCCGCGCGACGCGCCGAGCTCGTCGCGGATCTCCGCGTGATCGCTGCACACCTGGGCGAGCCGTCGCGCAAGTCGCGCGAGGGGGATCGCATTCGCGCGCGCGAACCGTAG
- a CDS encoding FAD-dependent oxidoreductase, whose protein sequence is MKSTVSLWNVSPHPRFPMLEGEHHTDVAIIGAGITGLTAALMLAEAGKRVCVLEARTIGSGVTGGTTAHLTEAVDTRYHKLESSFGKEGARLVAESSRAAIERIALNVSSYRIDCELERVPGWLYAENDDPKGLDTIGKELAASRRAGLLVAEEPSIPLPYAERIARAIRYENQAQIDAGAYLDGLARAASDRGARIFEHTRVLAVDEGEPCVLHLESGHEVRAQKVFFATDAAPHKYFLQTKVSPYRSYVLAFEAPIERAPGLFWDTYEPYHYIRNATVLGKTFVVIGGSDHRTGGESETERHYDELAKYVFERFGFGGAALRWSAQVYEPVDGLPFIGTRPTGEHVHFATGFSGNGMTFGTIAAMITADAIMGRVSPWADLYAAGRIKPFASAQEFVKHTMIDVPVHYAKDWVLGQAEAASVDEVARGEGKIVRVNGRRLAVYRDPHGTLSAVSPVCTHLGCLVHFNQAERSWDCACHGSRFDTDGSVLHGPATTALATKPIDEAMTPIPVRVDEEDERSAPDFLTEPTFRRT, encoded by the coding sequence ATGAAGTCGACCGTCTCGCTCTGGAACGTCTCGCCGCACCCTCGCTTTCCGATGCTCGAAGGCGAGCACCACACCGACGTCGCGATCATCGGCGCCGGCATCACCGGGCTCACCGCCGCGCTGATGCTCGCCGAGGCGGGCAAGCGCGTGTGCGTGCTCGAGGCGCGCACGATCGGCTCGGGCGTGACGGGCGGAACCACGGCGCACCTCACCGAGGCCGTCGACACTCGCTACCACAAGCTCGAGTCGAGCTTCGGCAAGGAGGGCGCGCGCCTCGTCGCGGAGTCGAGCCGCGCCGCGATCGAGCGCATCGCGCTGAACGTCTCGAGCTATCGCATCGACTGCGAGCTCGAGCGCGTGCCGGGCTGGCTCTACGCGGAGAACGACGATCCGAAGGGGCTCGACACGATCGGCAAGGAGCTCGCCGCGTCGCGCCGCGCGGGCCTGCTCGTCGCCGAGGAGCCGAGCATCCCGCTGCCTTACGCCGAGCGCATCGCGCGCGCGATCCGCTACGAGAACCAGGCGCAGATCGACGCGGGCGCGTACCTCGACGGGCTGGCGCGCGCGGCGAGCGATCGCGGTGCGCGGATCTTCGAGCACACGCGCGTGCTCGCGGTCGACGAGGGCGAGCCGTGCGTGCTGCACCTCGAGAGCGGCCACGAGGTCCGCGCGCAGAAGGTCTTCTTCGCGACCGACGCCGCGCCCCACAAGTACTTCCTGCAGACGAAGGTCTCGCCGTACCGCTCGTACGTGCTCGCGTTCGAGGCCCCGATCGAGCGCGCGCCCGGCCTCTTCTGGGACACCTACGAGCCGTACCACTACATCCGCAACGCGACGGTGCTCGGGAAGACGTTCGTCGTGATCGGCGGCTCCGACCACCGCACCGGCGGCGAGAGCGAGACCGAGCGCCACTACGACGAGCTCGCGAAGTACGTGTTCGAGCGCTTCGGCTTCGGCGGCGCCGCGCTGCGATGGTCGGCGCAGGTCTACGAGCCGGTCGACGGACTGCCGTTCATCGGCACGCGCCCGACCGGCGAGCACGTGCACTTCGCGACCGGCTTCAGCGGCAACGGCATGACGTTCGGCACGATCGCCGCGATGATCACCGCCGACGCGATCATGGGCCGCGTCTCGCCGTGGGCCGATCTCTACGCCGCGGGGCGCATCAAGCCCTTCGCGTCGGCGCAGGAGTTCGTGAAGCACACGATGATCGACGTGCCGGTCCACTACGCGAAGGACTGGGTGCTCGGTCAGGCCGAGGCGGCGAGCGTCGACGAGGTCGCGCGCGGCGAGGGCAAGATCGTGCGCGTGAACGGGCGCCGTCTCGCGGTCTACCGCGACCCGCACGGCACGCTGAGCGCGGTCTCGCCGGTGTGCACCCACCTCGGCTGCCTCGTGCACTTCAACCAGGCCGAGCGCAGCTGGGACTGCGCGTGCCACGGCTCGCGCTTCGACACCGACGGCAGCGTGCTGCACGGGCCCGCGACGACCGCGCTCGCGACCAAGCCGATCGACGAAGCGATGACGCCGATCCCGGTGCGCGTCGACGAAGAAGACGAGCGCTCGGCGCCCGACTTCCTCACGGAGCCGACGTTCCGGCGCACCTGA
- a CDS encoding putative quinol monooxygenase, translated as MTLVVQCEFRAQAGSEAEFLRVARALAAAAATEPGTLRYQWFVTQKPGHYSILEEYVDADAAEAHNHHVGSLLRELFAVADLVSATLYGELNQYLRDWTSGREGVAVHMPLTPALEARA; from the coding sequence ATGACTCTCGTGGTGCAGTGTGAATTCAGAGCGCAGGCCGGCAGCGAGGCAGAGTTCCTACGGGTGGCGCGTGCGTTGGCGGCCGCCGCCGCGACCGAGCCAGGAACGTTGCGCTACCAGTGGTTCGTCACGCAGAAGCCCGGTCACTACTCGATCCTCGAGGAGTACGTCGACGCCGATGCGGCAGAGGCCCACAACCACCACGTGGGCTCGCTGCTCCGCGAGCTGTTCGCGGTGGCGGATCTGGTGTCGGCGACCCTCTACGGAGAGCTCAACCAGTACTTGCGAGACTGGACCTCCGGCCGCGAGGGTGTTGCGGTCCACATGCCATTGACGCCGGCCCTCGAGGCACGCGCATGA
- a CDS encoding 3-oxoacyl-ACP synthase III family protein has product MPNAYISGTGGYVPPRVVTNDDLRTQYGIDTTHEWIHQRTGIEERRYAEDGVGSADMGFEAAKIAIQRAGLTPRDIDMILFATLSPEHHFPGSGVFMQRKFAELFEGDMPKYVPAMDIRNQCSGFLYGLGTASSMVQSGALKHVLVVGGETHSAALDMTTRGRTVTSLFGDGAGAVVVSATDDPKRGVRKWHLGADGRFAEALWMPVWDIRKKPFVNLPHGRDGKAEIDPGTLWPQMDGKQVFRHAVEKMCMSLMQVCFDQSLSANDIDLFVFHQANMRINTYVADTLGIPQDKLIHNIHKYGNTTAATIPLLLAEAEETGRLKPGMKVAMVAFGSGFTWGAAIADW; this is encoded by the coding sequence GTGCCGAACGCCTACATCTCGGGAACCGGTGGCTACGTGCCGCCGCGCGTGGTGACGAACGACGATCTCCGCACGCAGTACGGGATCGACACCACCCACGAGTGGATCCACCAGCGCACCGGGATCGAAGAGCGCCGCTACGCCGAGGACGGCGTGGGCTCGGCGGACATGGGCTTCGAGGCGGCGAAGATCGCGATCCAGCGCGCCGGGCTCACGCCGCGCGACATCGACATGATCCTCTTCGCGACGCTCTCGCCCGAGCATCACTTCCCGGGCAGCGGCGTGTTCATGCAGCGAAAGTTCGCGGAGCTCTTCGAGGGCGACATGCCCAAGTACGTGCCCGCGATGGACATCCGCAACCAGTGCAGCGGGTTCCTCTACGGCCTCGGCACGGCCTCCTCGATGGTGCAGTCGGGCGCGCTCAAGCACGTGCTCGTCGTCGGTGGCGAGACGCACTCGGCGGCGCTCGACATGACGACGCGCGGGCGCACCGTGACTTCGCTCTTCGGCGACGGCGCGGGCGCCGTGGTCGTGAGCGCGACCGACGACCCGAAGCGCGGCGTGCGCAAGTGGCACCTCGGCGCGGACGGCCGCTTCGCGGAGGCGCTCTGGATGCCCGTGTGGGACATCCGCAAGAAGCCCTTCGTCAACCTGCCCCACGGGCGCGACGGCAAGGCCGAGATCGATCCCGGCACGCTCTGGCCGCAGATGGACGGCAAGCAGGTCTTCCGCCACGCGGTGGAGAAGATGTGCATGTCGCTCATGCAGGTCTGCTTCGATCAGTCGCTCTCCGCGAACGACATCGATCTCTTCGTGTTCCACCAGGCGAACATGCGCATCAACACGTATGTCGCGGACACGCTCGGGATCCCGCAGGACAAGCTGATCCACAACATCCACAAGTACGGCAACACCACGGCGGCGACGATCCCGCTGCTCCTCGCCGAGGCCGAGGAGACGGGTCGCCTGAAGCCCGGCATGAAGGTCGCGATGGTCGCCTTCGGCTCGGGGTTCACGTGGGGCGCGGCGATCGCGGATTGGTGA